In one Balaenoptera ricei isolate mBalRic1 chromosome 20, mBalRic1.hap2, whole genome shotgun sequence genomic region, the following are encoded:
- the LOC132355193 gene encoding olfactory receptor 4D1-like — MDSRNLTWVSEFVFLGLSQTQALYLFLFLVFLFVYTTTVMANLLIMVTVTSDPRLQTPMYFLLQNLAVIDLCYSTVTAPKMLVDLFHETKTISYQGCMAQIFFFHLLGGGTVFLLSVMAYDRYIAISRPLHYAIIMNTRMCVGLVLGAWVGGFVHSVVQLVLMLPLPFCGPNILDSFYCDVPQVLRLACTDTSLLEFLMISNSGVLVLIWFLLLLTSYTLILVTLRSHSGQARRKAASTCTTHIIVMSMSFIPGIYIYTRPFSSFPMYKAVSVSYTVLTPMLNPIIYTLRNQEMQAAMKRLGKRPVIFSRE; from the coding sequence ATGGATTCAAGGAACCTCACGTGGGTATCAGAATTTGTCTTCCTGGGGCTCTCACAGACTCAGGCGCTctatcttttcttgtttctggtgtTCCTGTTTGTCTACACCACCACTGTCATGGCAAACCTCCTCATCATGGTCACGGTGACCTCTGATCCCCGGCTTCAGACACCCATGTATTTTCTGCTCCAAAACCTGGCTGTCATAGATCTCTGCTATTCCACAGTCACTGCCCCAAAGATGCTGGTGGACTTATTTCATGAGACCAAGACCATCTCCTACCAGGGCTGCATGGCCCAGATCTTCTTTTTTCACCTCTTGGGAGGTGGGACTGTCTTCCTTCTCTCAGTGATGGCTTATGACCGCTACATAGCCATCTCCCGACCCCTCCATTATGCCATCATCATGAACACTCGAATGTGTGTGGGGCTGGTGTTGGGTGCCTGGGTAGGGGGCTTTGTCCACTCTGTTGTCCAGCTGGTTCTGATGCTCCCATTGCCTTTTTGTGGCCCCAACATCCTGGATAGCTTCTACTGTGACGTTCCACAAGTGCTAAGACTTGCCTGCACGGACACCTCCCTCCTGGAGTTCCTTATGATCTCCAACAGTGGGGTGCTGGTCCTCATCTGGTTCCTGCTCCTTCTGACCTCTTACACTCTCATCCTGGTGACGCTGAGGTCCCACTCAGGGCAGGCGAGGAGGAAGGCAGCTTCCACCTGCACGACCCACATCATTGTCATGTCTATGAGCTTCATTCCTGGTATCTATATCTACACCCGGccattctcctccttccccatgtACAAGGCAGTGTCCGTCAGCTACACGGTCTTGACCCCCATGCTCAACCCCATCATCTACACCCTGAGGAACCAGGAGATGCAGGCGGCCATGAAGAGATTAGGTAAGCGCCCAGTGATTTTCAGCAGGGAGTGA